From a single Pseudomonas serboccidentalis genomic region:
- a CDS encoding LemA family protein: MNTYLVVNLVLLGLCALYAVRVFNSLVARRNEIKNAFAQVEVQLKRRYDLIPNLVAIAKGALAHERETLEAVIAARNAAVAVLEAAQAQPGNAQNIEHLGQADSALNTAVDRLNVTLEAYPDLKASQNMLQLSEELSSTENRVSFARQAYNDAVMTYNTLKQSFPTVLLAPSFGHRDDAAPLKFADTLAIKTAPNVSF; encoded by the coding sequence GTGAATACCTATCTTGTCGTCAATCTGGTTTTGCTCGGTCTTTGCGCCCTCTACGCGGTGCGCGTATTCAACTCGCTGGTCGCACGCCGCAACGAAATCAAGAACGCCTTCGCGCAAGTCGAAGTCCAGCTCAAGCGCCGCTACGACCTGATCCCCAATCTGGTTGCCATTGCCAAGGGCGCTCTGGCCCACGAACGCGAAACCCTTGAAGCCGTGATCGCGGCACGCAATGCCGCGGTGGCCGTACTTGAGGCCGCGCAGGCACAACCGGGTAACGCGCAAAACATCGAACATCTGGGTCAGGCCGACAGCGCGCTCAATACCGCCGTGGATCGTCTGAATGTCACGCTGGAGGCTTATCCCGATCTCAAGGCCTCGCAGAACATGCTGCAGTTGAGTGAAGAGTTGAGCAGTACTGAAAACAGAGTGAGTTTTGCCCGCCAGGCTTACAACGATGCGGTGATGACCTACAACACCCTCAAGCAGAGTTTTCCGACCGTGTTGTTAGCCCCCAGCTTCGGCCATCGCGATGATGCTGCACCGCTCAAATTTGCCGACACTCTGGCGATCAAGACGGCTCCCAACGTTTCTTTCTAA
- a CDS encoding RcnB family protein, which translates to MNSKTLIASLALVAGIAGLSPLVQAAQTSSEPAVQSPTSNRELKVNDRAPDIYQRSDKALKNWKQKGLKAPIEQAQWVQINDKYVMVMITNGTIVEMQPVER; encoded by the coding sequence ATGAACAGCAAAACCCTAATCGCCAGCCTGGCCCTCGTTGCCGGTATCGCCGGGCTCAGCCCACTTGTTCAAGCGGCGCAAACCTCAAGCGAACCTGCCGTCCAGTCCCCGACCAGCAACCGTGAATTGAAGGTCAACGACCGGGCGCCAGACATTTATCAGCGCAGCGACAAAGCCTTGAAAAACTGGAAACAGAAAGGCTTGAAAGCACCGATCGAACAGGCGCAGTGGGTGCAAATCAACGACAAGTACGTGATGGTCATGATCACCAACGGCACCATCGTCGAGATGCAACCTGTCGAGCGTTAA
- a CDS encoding sensor domain-containing diguanylate cyclase produces the protein MIQLWIGLAVGVVMLAVIVVLVLRERDLRRQLAEYRELLARAAEGRSIHQDNDAERFKRSQYFARIGTWDWEVDTDRLYWSDAIYGMFGFKIGEITPSYALFCSCVHPDDRIRVREGELRCLETGENHDEEYRVVWPDGTIRWLRETGNVVRNDHDAVIKMMGVVRDITEEKASASYLQHLAHYDPLTGLPNRLVLEERLSEALDQARQTNTRVALVFVDLNGFKNINDHYGHAAGDRVLITTATRLKRILRATDTVARIGGDEFVVILQGLAPSLNLQDEARSICQKIFIELSPPISIGNDQRHIGTSLGVAVFPDHAPTMDRLLHIADLAMYEAKRSGNNQYRLGGESPARVHAQGL, from the coding sequence ATGATTCAACTGTGGATCGGCCTTGCCGTTGGTGTGGTCATGCTTGCGGTGATTGTCGTGCTGGTTTTGCGCGAGCGTGATTTGCGCCGTCAGTTGGCGGAATACCGTGAGCTGCTGGCGCGCGCCGCCGAAGGCCGGAGCATCCATCAGGACAACGACGCCGAGCGCTTCAAGCGCAGTCAGTACTTTGCGCGCATCGGCACCTGGGATTGGGAAGTCGACACCGATCGGCTGTACTGGTCTGACGCGATCTACGGCATGTTCGGGTTCAAGATCGGCGAGATCACCCCGTCCTATGCGCTGTTCTGCTCCTGCGTGCATCCGGACGACCGCATACGCGTACGTGAAGGTGAACTGCGTTGCCTGGAGACCGGCGAAAACCACGATGAGGAATACCGCGTGGTCTGGCCCGACGGCACGATTCGCTGGTTGCGCGAGACCGGCAACGTGGTGCGCAACGACCACGACGCGGTGATCAAGATGATGGGCGTGGTGCGCGACATCACCGAAGAAAAGGCCTCGGCCAGTTACCTCCAACACCTCGCCCACTACGACCCGTTGACCGGCCTGCCCAATCGTCTGGTGCTGGAGGAGCGCTTGTCCGAAGCCCTGGATCAGGCGCGACAAACCAATACCCGGGTGGCGCTGGTGTTCGTCGACCTCAACGGTTTCAAAAACATCAACGACCACTACGGCCACGCCGCCGGCGACCGCGTATTGATCACCACCGCCACCCGCCTCAAACGCATCCTGCGCGCCACTGACACCGTCGCGCGCATCGGCGGCGATGAGTTCGTGGTGATCCTGCAAGGCCTGGCCCCGAGCCTCAACCTGCAGGATGAAGCGCGCAGCATCTGCCAGAAAATTTTCATCGAACTGTCCCCACCGATCAGCATCGGTAACGACCAGCGCCACATCGGCACCAGTCTGGGGGTGGCGGTGTTTCCCGATCATGCGCCGACCATGGACCGGCTGCTGCACATTGCCGATCTGGCGATGTACGAGGCCAAGCGCAGTGGGAATAATCAGTATCGGCTGGGGGGTGAGAGCCCTGCACGGGTGCATGCGCAGGGCCTTTGA
- a CDS encoding FKBP-type peptidyl-prolyl cis-trans isomerase — protein sequence MNDELQVIDLQTGEGKAAVKGALITTHYTGWLEDGTEFDSSHSRGKPFQCVIGTGRVIKGWDQGLMGMQVGGKRKLRVPAHLGYGERTMGKIPPNSNLVFEIELLEVLTRED from the coding sequence ATGAATGATGAACTGCAGGTAATCGATCTCCAGACGGGCGAGGGCAAAGCCGCCGTCAAAGGCGCGCTGATCACCACCCATTACACCGGTTGGCTGGAAGACGGTACAGAGTTCGATTCTTCCCACAGCCGTGGCAAACCTTTTCAGTGCGTGATCGGCACCGGTCGGGTAATCAAGGGCTGGGATCAGGGGCTGATGGGCATGCAAGTGGGCGGCAAGCGCAAACTGCGGGTGCCGGCGCATCTGGGGTATGGCGAGCGGACGATGGGCAAGATTCCGCCGAATTCGAATCTGGTGTTCGAGATTGAGTTGCTGGAGGTTTTGACGCGGGAGGATTGA
- a CDS encoding metal/formaldehyde-sensitive transcriptional repressor, which yields MSHIHEHKDELLNRVRRIAGQVQAVEKALEGDADCAKTLHLVAAIRGAVNGLMEQFIEAHTREHVAHPDLSDEQRAQGAEDLLQAIRRYSK from the coding sequence ATGTCGCACATTCACGAACACAAAGACGAGTTGCTCAACCGCGTCCGGCGCATTGCCGGGCAAGTGCAGGCCGTTGAGAAAGCACTTGAGGGCGATGCCGATTGTGCCAAGACCTTGCACCTGGTGGCGGCGATTCGCGGGGCGGTCAATGGTTTGATGGAACAGTTCATCGAGGCTCACACCCGCGAGCACGTGGCTCATCCCGACCTCAGCGACGAACAGCGCGCCCAGGGCGCTGAAGATCTGCTGCAAGCCATCCGCCGTTATTCCAAATAG
- the dmeF gene encoding CDF family Co(II)/Ni(II) efflux transporter DmeF has product MSLTPSAERFSHDHQFLGASHDENARRTLWVVVLTFVMMIGEIAAGYITGSMALLADGFHMATHAGALSIAAAAYGFARRNANNRRYSFGTGKVGDLAGFASAMVLGLVSLGIAGESIFRLFEPTTVAFGEATLIAIVGLGVNILSAFLLMGHHGHDHGHHHDHTHDHHHHHDNNLRSAYVHVLADALTSVLAIAALLAGRYLGWVWLDPAMGIVGAIVIAKWAYNLMRDSAAVLLDTTDEPVAAEIRELLETSDDVRISDLHVWQVGPQARAAIVSVVAAAGVTAEAIRERLAPVHELSHLTIELHNA; this is encoded by the coding sequence ATGAGCCTGACCCCAAGCGCTGAACGTTTCAGCCACGATCACCAGTTTCTCGGTGCGTCTCACGATGAAAACGCCCGCCGCACGTTGTGGGTGGTGGTGCTGACATTCGTGATGATGATCGGCGAGATCGCCGCCGGTTACATCACCGGTTCCATGGCCCTGCTGGCCGACGGTTTCCACATGGCGACCCATGCCGGCGCGTTGAGCATTGCCGCAGCGGCCTACGGTTTCGCCCGGCGCAATGCCAACAACCGCCGCTACAGTTTCGGCACCGGCAAGGTCGGCGATCTGGCCGGTTTCGCCTCGGCGATGGTGCTGGGGCTGGTGTCGCTGGGCATTGCCGGCGAATCGATTTTTCGTTTGTTCGAACCCACCACCGTGGCGTTTGGCGAAGCGACGCTGATTGCGATTGTCGGACTGGGCGTGAATATCCTCAGCGCCTTTCTGCTGATGGGCCATCACGGCCACGACCATGGTCATCATCATGACCACACGCACGACCATCATCACCATCATGACAACAACCTGCGCTCGGCCTACGTCCACGTGCTGGCTGATGCCCTGACCTCAGTGCTGGCGATTGCCGCGTTGCTGGCCGGGCGTTATCTCGGCTGGGTATGGCTGGACCCGGCGATGGGCATTGTCGGCGCGATCGTTATCGCCAAGTGGGCCTACAACTTGATGCGCGACAGCGCGGCGGTGTTGCTCGACACCACCGACGAACCGGTGGCGGCGGAGATCCGCGAGCTGCTGGAAACCTCGGACGATGTGCGTATCAGCGACCTGCACGTCTGGCAGGTCGGCCCGCAGGCGCGGGCGGCGATTGTCAGTGTGGTGGCAGCGGCGGGTGTGACGGCCGAGGCAATCCGCGAACGGCTGGCGCCGGTGCATGAGCTGTCGCACCTGACCATCGAACTGCACAACGCTTAA
- a CDS encoding cytochrome P450: protein MDPIIAATQADPYPYYAELRAQGGLTFHHELKLWVASSARAVCAVLAHADCRVRPAQEPVPKAIAGGMAGKVFGQLMRMNDGERQRCPRAAVEPALQLFDDSQVRALVAARLITADADGLYKAMFRGPVCVIAALLGFSPAQGRAISELTADFVACLSPLSNDLQLASAHAAAEQLRGYFIELLAEPPSDLLKAIGQRFAGDEETLIANLIGLCSQTFEATAGLIGNALVALRRLPELRDASMDALLAEVQRFDPSVQNTRRFVAQSCEIDGVRVEAGEVILVLLASANRDPLLNEQPERFLLDRPNRRSFSFGSGRHQCPGQALALSITAATVREILDQGMNLQQLAWHYRPSLNGRIPLFSAVQP from the coding sequence ATGGACCCGATCATCGCTGCGACGCAGGCCGATCCCTACCCTTACTACGCCGAATTGCGTGCTCAGGGCGGATTGACCTTTCATCACGAATTGAAACTGTGGGTCGCCAGCAGCGCCCGGGCGGTGTGTGCGGTGTTGGCGCACGCCGATTGCCGGGTGCGGCCGGCGCAGGAGCCAGTGCCGAAAGCGATAGCCGGCGGCATGGCTGGCAAGGTGTTCGGCCAACTGATGCGGATGAACGATGGCGAGCGTCAGCGCTGTCCACGCGCTGCGGTCGAACCCGCACTGCAGCTGTTCGATGACAGCCAGGTCCGTGCGCTGGTGGCGGCGCGATTGATTACAGCGGATGCCGACGGCTTATATAAGGCGATGTTTCGCGGCCCGGTGTGCGTGATCGCGGCGCTGCTGGGTTTCAGCCCGGCGCAGGGTCGGGCGATCAGTGAGCTGACGGCAGATTTCGTTGCTTGCCTGTCACCGCTGAGCAATGACCTGCAACTGGCGTCGGCCCATGCTGCCGCTGAGCAATTGCGCGGTTATTTCATCGAGTTGCTGGCGGAGCCGCCGAGCGATTTGCTCAAAGCCATCGGCCAGCGATTTGCAGGCGATGAAGAAACCCTGATCGCCAACCTGATCGGCCTCTGTTCGCAGACGTTTGAAGCGACTGCCGGGCTGATCGGCAATGCCTTGGTGGCGCTGCGGCGCCTGCCTGAGTTGCGCGACGCCTCGATGGACGCGCTGCTGGCCGAGGTTCAGCGCTTTGATCCGTCGGTGCAGAACACCCGGCGTTTTGTCGCACAATCTTGTGAGATCGATGGCGTGCGGGTCGAGGCTGGCGAGGTGATTCTGGTGCTGCTCGCTTCCGCCAACCGCGACCCGTTATTGAATGAGCAGCCTGAGCGATTTCTGCTTGATCGCCCGAATCGGCGCAGCTTCAGTTTCGGCAGCGGGCGGCATCAGTGTCCGGGGCAAGCGCTGGCGCTGAGCATTACCGCCGCGACTGTCAGAGAAATCCTTGATCAGGGTATGAATCTGCAACAACTGGCCTGGCATTACCGCCCATCGCTGAATGGGCGGATTCCGCTGTTCAGCGCAGTACAGCCTTAA
- a CDS encoding ArsR/SmtB family transcription factor codes for MHAEHQDIGVSQVAAAIAEPARTKILCSLMDGHARTSTELAAVAEVSASTASAHLSKLKDLALVRLHVQGRHRYYSLADQRVAQALEALMVIGQNAAPSFKPHTPDRLQFARTCYDHMAGTLAVLLHDRLLAAGWLVATDEQAYRLSDSGAALFEGLGIEVQDLSTLRRKFACPCLDWSMRRPHLGGSLGAALLQTALKRKWVTQDLDSRALALTALGRREIGVRFGVELPLDAKSKRSQPAAAPTGNMHI; via the coding sequence ATGCACGCAGAACATCAAGACATCGGCGTCTCGCAAGTGGCCGCCGCCATCGCCGAACCGGCGCGCACCAAAATCCTCTGCTCGCTGATGGACGGCCACGCCCGTACCAGCACCGAGCTGGCGGCCGTCGCTGAAGTCAGCGCCTCGACCGCCAGCGCGCACCTGAGCAAACTCAAGGATCTGGCCTTGGTGCGTCTGCACGTGCAGGGTCGCCATCGTTATTACAGCCTCGCCGATCAACGCGTGGCCCAGGCGCTGGAAGCGTTGATGGTGATCGGCCAGAACGCTGCGCCGAGCTTCAAACCGCACACCCCGGATCGCCTGCAATTCGCCCGCACCTGCTACGACCACATGGCCGGGACGCTGGCGGTATTGCTACATGACCGCTTGCTGGCGGCGGGGTGGCTGGTGGCAACCGATGAGCAGGCCTATCGCTTGAGCGACAGCGGCGCGGCATTGTTCGAGGGCTTGGGCATCGAGGTGCAGGACTTGAGTACCTTGCGCCGCAAGTTTGCCTGCCCGTGCCTGGACTGGAGCATGCGCCGCCCGCATCTGGGGGGCTCGCTGGGGGCGGCGTTGTTACAAACGGCATTGAAGCGCAAGTGGGTGACGCAGGATCTGGACAGTCGGGCGCTGGCGTTGACGGCGTTGGGGCGCAGGGAGATCGGGGTGCGGTTCGGGGTTGAGTTGCCTTTAGACGCGAAGAGCAAAAGATCGCAGCCTGCGGCAGCTCCTACAGGGAATATGCACATCTGA
- a CDS encoding putative DNA modification/repair radical SAM protein → MQLIDKLSILADAAKYDASCASSGAPKRSSEGKSGLGSTDGMGICHSYTPDGRCVSLLKVLLTNFCLYDCQYCVNRRSSDVPRARFTPEEVVTLTLDFYRRNCVSGLFLSSGIIRSADYTMEQLVRVAKLLREEHEFRGYIHLKTIPEADPALIEEAGRFADRLSVNIELPTDASLQTLAPEKQIGSIKQAMNTIYTGVQTVLNEPRSAKFAPAGQSTQMIVGADDTDDSTILHSAQSLYGNYRLRRVYYSAFSPIPDSPKSVPLAAPPLMREHRLYQADFLLRSYGYSAGELLRGPGNLALDIDPKLAWALQNREVFPLDLNRAEPSLIARIPGIGLRTTERLVQLRQQRRIRYEDVARMRCVLAKAKPFIITSDYHPQQAEVTSQMLYQQLRDRPMPQQMGLWG, encoded by the coding sequence ATGCAACTCATCGACAAGCTCAGCATCCTCGCCGACGCCGCCAAGTACGACGCCTCCTGCGCCAGCAGCGGTGCGCCCAAGCGCAGTTCCGAGGGCAAGAGCGGGCTGGGTTCGACCGATGGCATGGGCATTTGCCACAGCTACACGCCAGACGGGCGCTGCGTTTCGTTGCTCAAGGTGCTACTGACCAATTTCTGCCTTTACGACTGCCAGTACTGCGTCAACCGCCGCTCCAGCGATGTGCCGCGCGCCCGCTTCACCCCCGAGGAAGTGGTCACGCTGACCCTGGATTTCTACCGGCGCAACTGTGTCAGCGGGCTGTTTCTCAGCTCGGGGATCATCCGCTCGGCGGACTACACCATGGAGCAACTGGTGCGGGTGGCGAAACTGTTGCGTGAAGAGCACGAGTTTCGCGGCTACATCCACCTCAAGACCATTCCCGAGGCGGATCCGGCGCTGATCGAAGAGGCCGGGCGCTTCGCCGATCGCCTCAGCGTGAACATCGAATTGCCCACCGACGCCAGCCTGCAAACCCTGGCGCCGGAGAAGCAGATCGGTTCGATCAAGCAGGCGATGAACACCATCTATACCGGCGTGCAAACGGTGCTCAACGAACCGCGTTCGGCGAAGTTCGCCCCGGCCGGGCAGAGTACGCAAATGATCGTCGGCGCCGATGACACCGACGACAGCACGATTTTGCACAGCGCTCAGTCGCTGTATGGCAACTACCGCTTGCGGCGTGTCTACTATTCGGCTTTCAGCCCGATCCCCGACAGCCCGAAAAGCGTACCGTTGGCCGCGCCGCCATTGATGCGCGAACACCGCTTGTATCAGGCCGACTTCCTCTTGCGCAGCTATGGCTACAGTGCCGGTGAGTTGCTCAGGGGCCCGGGAAATCTGGCCTTGGACATCGACCCGAAGCTGGCCTGGGCGCTGCAGAATCGCGAAGTGTTTCCGCTGGACCTGAATCGCGCCGAACCGTCGCTGATCGCGCGCATTCCGGGCATTGGCCTGCGCACCACCGAACGTCTGGTGCAATTGCGCCAGCAACGGCGCATTCGCTACGAAGATGTGGCGCGCATGCGCTGCGTGCTGGCCAAGGCCAAGCCGTTCATCATCACCAGCGACTACCACCCGCAACAGGCGGAAGTCACCAGCCAGATGCTTTATCAGCAACTTCGCGACCGGCCGATGCCGCAGCAGATGGGGTTGTGGGGATGA
- a CDS encoding TIGR03915 family putative DNA repair protein yields MINLDCDDLFDTWRQQARWLLSHEIDPSLVSWASEGVGDLFASDVQVPDGQGPFQARIPRALLDTLEQAARYRGEQRWSLLYEVLWRVSHGDRTAMMAGDKLGSELQRRIKQVQREAHHLHAFVRFIERPQNQPGPQYVAWHEPAHDILHSASEHFVRRMGRQRWLIATPRDGVYYDGEQLIHQRQCPMEWQQLAQNIDDPHGDLWLTYYSHIFNPARLNEKVMQGHLPARFWKNLPEGELIPGLITQARMGKQQNGQASGIAARAGKRIALK; encoded by the coding sequence ATGATCAATCTCGATTGCGATGACCTGTTCGACACCTGGCGGCAACAGGCGCGCTGGTTGCTCAGTCATGAAATCGACCCGAGTCTGGTGAGCTGGGCGTCGGAAGGGGTGGGTGACCTGTTTGCCAGTGACGTGCAGGTGCCCGATGGCCAGGGGCCTTTTCAAGCGCGCATTCCCCGTGCATTGCTCGATACCCTGGAACAGGCCGCCCGCTACCGTGGCGAGCAGCGCTGGAGTCTGCTGTACGAAGTACTGTGGCGAGTCAGCCACGGCGACCGCACGGCGATGATGGCTGGTGACAAACTCGGCAGTGAGTTGCAGCGGCGGATCAAGCAGGTGCAGCGCGAAGCGCACCATTTGCATGCCTTCGTGCGTTTCATCGAGCGCCCGCAGAATCAGCCAGGCCCGCAATACGTGGCGTGGCACGAACCCGCTCACGACATCCTGCACAGCGCCAGCGAACACTTCGTCAGGCGTATGGGCCGGCAGCGCTGGTTGATCGCAACGCCCCGCGACGGGGTTTATTACGATGGCGAGCAATTGATTCATCAACGCCAATGCCCGATGGAATGGCAGCAACTGGCACAGAACATCGATGACCCCCATGGCGATCTCTGGCTGACTTATTACAGCCACATCTTCAACCCGGCGCGGTTGAACGAAAAGGTCATGCAGGGGCATCTGCCGGCGCGGTTCTGGAAGAACCTGCCGGAAGGCGAGCTGATTCCCGGGTTGATCACTCAGGCGCGGATGGGCAAGCAGCAGAACGGGCAGGCCAGCGGGATAGCCGCGCGAGCCGGCAAGCGGATTGCGTTGAAGTAG
- a CDS encoding branched-chain amino acid aminotransferase — MGNESINWDKLGFDYIKTDKRYLSYFRNGEWDKGTLTEDNVLHISEGSTALHYGQQCFEGMKAYRCKDGSINLFRPDQNALRMQRSCARLLMPTVDTEQFIEACKQVVRANERFIPPYGTGGALYLRPFVIGVGDNIGVRTAPEFIFSIFCIPVGAYFKGGLTPHNFQISSYDRAAPQGTGAAKVGGNYAASLMPGSKAKKANFADAIYLDPMTHTKIEEVGSANFFGITHDNKFVTPNSPSVLPGITRLSLIELAKTRLGLEVVEGDVLIDKLSDFKEAGACGTAAVITPIGGISYNDHLHVFHSETEVGPVTQKLYKELTGVQTGDIEAPAGWIVKV; from the coding sequence ATGGGTAACGAAAGCATCAATTGGGACAAGCTGGGTTTTGACTACATCAAGACCGACAAACGCTATCTGTCGTACTTTCGCAATGGCGAGTGGGACAAAGGCACCCTGACCGAAGATAACGTGCTGCACATCAGCGAAGGCTCAACTGCCCTTCACTATGGCCAGCAGTGCTTCGAAGGTATGAAGGCCTATCGTTGCAAGGACGGCTCGATCAACCTGTTCCGCCCGGACCAGAACGCCCTGCGTATGCAACGCAGCTGCGCGCGTCTGCTGATGCCGACCGTCGACACCGAGCAGTTCATCGAAGCGTGCAAGCAAGTGGTTCGTGCCAACGAGCGCTTCATTCCGCCGTACGGCACTGGCGGCGCGCTGTACCTGCGCCCGTTCGTAATCGGCGTCGGTGACAACATCGGTGTGCGTACTGCACCCGAGTTCATCTTCTCGATTTTCTGCATTCCGGTTGGTGCTTACTTCAAGGGTGGCCTGACCCCGCACAACTTCCAGATCTCCAGCTACGACCGTGCTGCCCCGCAAGGCACCGGCGCGGCCAAGGTCGGTGGCAACTATGCCGCCAGCCTGATGCCAGGCTCGAAAGCGAAGAAAGCCAACTTCGCCGACGCGATCTACCTGGATCCGATGACCCACACCAAGATCGAGGAAGTCGGTTCGGCCAACTTCTTCGGGATCACCCACGACAACAAGTTCGTCACCCCGAACTCGCCGTCGGTCCTGCCAGGTATCACCCGCCTGTCGCTGATCGAACTGGCCAAGACCCGTCTTGGCCTGGAAGTGGTTGAAGGCGACGTGCTGATCGACAAGCTGTCGGACTTCAAGGAAGCCGGCGCTTGCGGTACTGCTGCGGTGATCACCCCGATCGGCGGCATCAGCTACAACGACCACCTGCACGTGTTCCACAGCGAAACCGAAGTCGGCCCGGTCACCCAGAAGCTCTACAAAGAGCTGACCGGCGTGCAGACCGGCGACATCGAAGCGCCAGCGGGCTGGATCGTCAAGGTTTGA
- the lpdA gene encoding dihydrolipoyl dehydrogenase — MQTLNTTLLIIGGGPGGYVTAIRAGQLGISTILVEGQSLGGTCLNIGCIPSKALIHVAEQFHQTRHHSEHSALGISVSAPTLDINKSVEWKDGIVDRLTTGVAALLKKNKVQVINGWAKVIDGKTVEVGDTRIQCDHLVLATGSTSVNLPILPIGGPIISSTEALAPKSVPKRLVVVGGGYIGLELGIAYRKLGAEVSVVEAQDRILPAYDAELTQPVHEALKQLGVKLYLKHSVLGFDGTLQVRDPNGDTLNLETDQVLVAVGRKPNTQGWNLEALNLEMNGSAIKIDNRCQTSMRNVYAIGDLSGEPMLAHRAMAQGEMVAELISGKHREFNPTAIAAVCFTDPELVVVGQTPDEAKAAGLDCIVSSFPFAANGRAMTLESKSGFVRVVARRDNHVIVGWQAVGVGVSELSTAFAQSLEMGARLEDIGGTIHAHPTLGEAVQEAALRALGHALHL; from the coding sequence ATGCAGACTTTGAACACCACGCTGCTGATCATTGGCGGCGGCCCCGGCGGTTACGTCACGGCGATTCGCGCCGGGCAACTGGGCATTTCGACGATTCTGGTCGAAGGCCAATCGCTGGGTGGCACATGCCTGAACATCGGCTGCATCCCGTCGAAAGCGCTGATTCACGTCGCCGAGCAGTTCCACCAGACCCGGCATCACAGCGAGCACTCGGCGCTGGGCATCAGCGTTTCAGCGCCGACCCTCGACATCAACAAAAGCGTGGAATGGAAGGACGGCATCGTCGATCGCCTGACCACCGGCGTTGCGGCGCTGCTGAAAAAGAACAAGGTCCAGGTGATCAATGGCTGGGCCAAGGTCATCGACGGCAAAACCGTTGAAGTCGGCGACACGCGGATCCAGTGCGATCACCTGGTGCTGGCCACCGGCTCCACCAGCGTCAACCTGCCGATCCTGCCGATTGGCGGGCCGATCATCTCTTCCACCGAAGCGCTGGCGCCGAAGTCCGTGCCAAAACGTCTCGTCGTCGTAGGCGGTGGTTACATCGGTCTGGAGCTGGGCATTGCTTACCGCAAGCTCGGCGCCGAGGTCAGTGTGGTCGAGGCACAGGATCGTATCCTGCCGGCCTACGATGCCGAGCTGACGCAACCGGTACACGAAGCCCTGAAGCAACTGGGCGTGAAACTCTATCTCAAGCACAGCGTGCTGGGCTTCGACGGCACCTTGCAGGTGCGTGACCCGAACGGCGACACCCTGAATCTGGAAACCGATCAGGTGCTGGTGGCCGTCGGTCGCAAACCGAACACGCAGGGCTGGAACCTCGAAGCGTTGAATCTGGAGATGAACGGCTCGGCGATCAAGATCGACAACCGCTGCCAGACCAGCATGCGCAACGTCTACGCCATCGGCGACCTGAGCGGTGAACCAATGCTCGCGCACCGCGCCATGGCTCAGGGCGAAATGGTCGCCGAGCTGATCAGCGGCAAACACCGCGAATTCAACCCGACCGCCATCGCCGCCGTGTGCTTCACCGACCCGGAACTGGTGGTGGTCGGCCAGACCCCGGACGAGGCCAAGGCTGCCGGGCTGGACTGCATCGTGTCGAGCTTCCCGTTCGCTGCCAATGGCCGGGCGATGACGCTGGAATCGAAAAGCGGCTTCGTGCGGGTGGTCGCGCGTCGCGACAATCATGTGATTGTGGGTTGGCAGGCGGTGGGGGTCGGCGTTTCCGAATTGTCGACCGCGTTCGCGCAAAGCCTGGAAATGGGCGCGCGGCTGGAAGACATCGGCGGCACCATCCATGCGCACCCGACCTTGGGTGAAGCGGTGCAGGAAGCGGCGTTACGTGCTTTGGGGCATGCGTTGCACCTGTAA